AAAATATCGGTCGACCGTTTGATTGCCAGGAGATAAGGCTAAAACCAATGAATTTAAAAAACCAGAACAGCCGAAGTATATTTTCCTGGAACGGAATGCATTTTTAAGCTGCCACCATGCATTTGCATAATTTGTCGCGAAATGCTTAAGCCAATGCCCGAGCCATTTTCTTTTGTGGTAAAAAAGGGAACAAAAATTTTGTCCATCAGCTCATCCGAAATTCCCGGGCCATTGTCGGTAATGGTTATGGTTGGTCGTCCTTTTTCGTTAAGCTTTGTACTAATTTTTACTTTGGCGTTGCCATTGTTTTCGTTGGCCTGAAAAGCATTTTTTACCAGGTTAATCAGTACCTGCGAAATCTGTTTTTCATCGGCAAGAAGCTCCAGTTCCTGGGGTATTATTTCGCATAAAAGTTCAATGTTCTCGGCATTATCAAAAGAGCCTGATAATACACGCATATTTTCCATCAGGTTTTTTACCCGGAATACTTTCTTTTCGGGTGCCGGAATTCGTGTAATTTTTCGGTACGACTCCACAAAATTAATCAGCCCTTTGCCCTGTTCGCGTATAACTTCTAAACCGCGAATGGTGGTGTCAATCGTTTTCTGATCGATATTTTCGGGCGATTTTACGGCACCGTTATGGTAAAAATAGCCGGCCAAACTTTCTGATAATGAGGTAACCGGTGTTATCGAATTCATAATTTCATGCATCATTACCCGAATTAGTTTGCGCCACGACTCCAGTTCTTTTTCATCCAGCTGGTTTTTTATGTCATGCACCGAAATCAGCATCAGCTCATCGTTGCCCGAAATAAACGAATTGGATTTTATCAGCAATTGAATCGTACCGTTGGCCAGATGAAGTGTAATGAGACGTTGTTCGTTGGGTTTAATGTCTTTTATGGTTTGAAAGAGTTTGTAATCAATGCGTTTAAGTTGGTTGATGTGGGTGAGTACATCCACCTCGAAAAGTTGTTTGGTCAGGTTGTTCGAGTGCAGAATAAACCCTTTTTTATTAAAGGTAAACATGCCAGTTGCAGCATGCTCGAGCAAGGCCTGGAAATATTGTTCCTGGCGTTGGTTGTTGAGGTAAATCTGCTGAATTTGCTTGTTCACCTTATCAAGGCTTTGGTTGAGGTCGTTAATAATTTTGTTGTGCGTATCATACGGAAAGCGTAAGGTGGAATCTTCGTTTTTTATGGCATCAAAAAAATAAAAAATACGGCGGTTTGTGCGGTTCAGAAAATAAATAAGATTTAGGGTAGAACCAAGTAAAATTGCAAAAGCGATAACCGTTAAAACATTGATTTGGCCTGCAAATACAGACCAGGCCAAAAGTAGAGCGGCGAGCAGTAAAATCAGTACCCTTAAGAGTATATTTATGTACAGGTTTTTACTTATCATAGCCCATATTTTTTAATTTTATTGTACAACGTTTGGCGTGTTATGCCAAGCTTTTCAGCGGCCAGGCTCATATTTCCGGCCGCGTTATCAATGGCTGATAAAATCATTCTTTTTTCCATCTCTTCAATGGTCAGGTGTTCATCATCAAATTTAGATGACAAAACCTGTTTAAAGAAAAAATCTTCGGGTTTAAGCACCTGTGCATCGCTTAAAATTACTGCTTTCTCAATAGTGTGCTGTAGCTCGCGAATATTTCCGGGCCAGTTGTATTTTAACAGTTTTTCCTGTGCGGCCTGGTTTATTTTTAACCCGGGCTTTTCGTATTTTGCTGTAAATTTTTTCAGAAAGAAATCGGCTAAAATAATGACGTCATTCCCGCGGTTGCGAAGCGGAGGAACCTCAATCTGAATGGTATTTATTCGATAAAGTAAATCCTCGCGAAACAAGCCATCGGTAACCAAATTTTCCAGGTTTTTGTTGGTGGCGCAAACCAGGCGGATATCAACCGGAATGGGTTTGTCTGATCCCAATCGCATAAACTCGCGGTTTTGAATTGCTGCCAGTAGTTTAGCTTGCAAATGAAACGACAGGTTACCAATTTCATCAAGAAAAAGTGTGCCTTTATGAGCGGTTTCAAATTTTCCGGCGCGGTTTTCGCGGGCATCGGTAAAAGCTCCTTTAACATGCCCAAACAGCTCGCTTTCAAAAAGCGTTTCGCTTATGGCGCCCATATCAACGCTTACCATAACCTCGTGGCAGCGCTGCGAAAGGCGATGAATTTCGCGGGCAATCAGCTCTTTGCCCGTTCCGTTTTCTCCTGTTATCAGTATGTTAGCGTTGGTTTTTGCTACTTTGCGCACCACAGTCATCACCTGCATAAGCTGAGGAGATGAACCAATAATGTATTTCTTATCGCGGTTAAGCTCCTGCTTCAGTCCGGCTTGTTTTTGTTTAAGTTGGCCCACTTCGGTTTTGGAGTAATTGAGTTGTACAGCCGCCTTAACGGTAGCCAGCAGTTTACTGTTTTCCCAGGGTTTAGGAACAAAATCAGAAGCACCCTGCTTTAATGCTTTTACGGCCAGTTCCACCTCGCTGTACGCTGTAATTAGCACCACCGAGAGATCGGGATAGTCTTTTTTAATTTGGCTAAGCCAGTATAGTCCTTCGTTTCCGGTGTTAATCCCGGCCTGAAAATTCATATCCAGAATAACTACGTTGTAGCTACCTGTGCGTAATTCTTCGGGTATGCGGTTGGGATTGGTAATTCCTTTTACGGCATCAAACTCGGGACCCAGCAATATCTCCAGCGTGCTGATAATGCTTTTATTGTCGTCTACAATTAAGATGTTTCCTTTTGGCATGTGTTTTTTAAATTGCCCTTTCAGGGCGCTGTTCGAATTATCGTATCATATTTCCCAACGCGTTGCATTGGGCTGAATTAAGTTGCCACTTTGTGGCGTTTTATCATCAAATGTTCTTCGGGCTGAAAGCCCAATTTAATTCAGCTCGGCGGCAACGCCGGAATTTCTGTTTCTGTTTAAGCTTCAATTGATGCATTTAACCTGCCCTTTTAGGGCGCTGTTTTTATTGTTTAATATTCCCAATGCGTTGCATTAAGTTGCCTCTTCGTGGCGTTTCTTACCTTCATTTATTGTCGGGCTGAAAGCCCGGCCTATTTCAGCCCGGGACATCGTCCCGGGTAGTAGTATAGACAGCTAATCCTGCGGGCTGAAAGCCCAGCTTAAGATCAATCAGTCCAAAGATATTTTTCATCATATTCAATTCCATATTCTTTTAAAAACAATAAATATTCTTCTTTAAAATTCATCTTTCTATGATGCTCTTCTTGTTTCTCGATATATGTTTTGGTTTTGTCGTGAACGGAGGGGCTAACCGAAAATCCTCCATAGCCCCCTTGCCAGGCAAAATGTTTGTAATAGTCTCCTTTTGATTTAATCCACCTGCTGCTGTGACGTTTGATTTCTTCAACCAATTTTGCCAAGGCTATATTTTTCGACATAACACAAAGAACATGAACATGGTCTTCCACGCCATTTATAATAATTGGAATTGAATCATTGTCCTTTATTATGGCCCCCATGTAAGCATATAACTCCTTGGAATCTTCTTTCTTGATTTTGGTCTCATTATTTTTTGTGTGGAAAATAAGGTGTAGAAATAATTTCGAAAGAGATTGTGCCATGATAACTTGTTTAAATTGCCCTTTCAGGGCGCTGTTCGAATTATCGTATCATATTTCCCAACGCGTTGCATTGGGCTGAATTAAGTTGCCACTTTGTGGCGTTTTATCATCAAATGTTCTTCGGGCTGAAAGCCCAATTTAATTCAGCCCGGAGGCAACGCCTCGTGATGTTAATTTGCAGAACATAAAAGCGGACTGAAAGCCCAGCTTAATGCTTCTGTTTCTCCTATCCAAAATTAGATGAAGACCAAACCAATTCCAATCAACTGTAAAAATATTTTACAATATTCTGTAAATAATTTTAACGCCAGGGATGGCGTGTTTGGTGTAAAAATCACAATATCAGGCATTTGAGTTTGTGGCATTATTGTGGCATATAAAGCTGCAAACAACTTGCAATGATGATAAAAACGCATATAGTTCTTTTCGTATTTATTAGTTTGATTATGGGAAATGTGGTTCAGGCACAAAAGGATTGGAGCCTGAACCAATGCATTTCCTTTGCCATTGAGAATAACATTAATTTGCGGGATTACGAGCTACAGGAGAAATTGTCGATCGAGAATGTGCAGCAATCAAAACGTAATATGTTGCCGGCAATTAACGCATCAACCAGTGTTGGATTAAATTTTGGGCGCTCGGTTGACCCCAATACAAATACCTACATCGATACGGAGTTTTTTAATAACTCCTACAATTTGTCCTCATCTATTGCCGTGTTTGACGGCTTTCGTTTGCAAAATCAAATTAAATACCAGCAATTCAGAAAACAAATGTCAGCATACAACCGAATAAATGCATCCGATGATTTGGCCTTTAGCGTAATGGTTGCATTTTTTGATGTTGTTTATTACAAAGGAATGCTCGAAATAGCCAACGAGCAGGTTGAAGCCTCGAAGCTAAGTTTGAAAACAACAGAAAAGAAGGTGGAAGTCGGCCTTCAAGCCAAAACCGACTTATTGGATATGCGCGCCAACCTGGAGCGCGAGGAGCTGAACAAAATTCAGATTGAAAATGCAGTTGAAACAGCAACATTAAAATTGAAACAGCTCATGAATTTTATTTCACCTGAAGAAATGATTTTGATAGATGAATCATCGATGGTTTTTAGCGAAAAAGTAGATCAGCCCGCTTTACTTTTTGAGCAATTTACCACTTGGTCGCCCTATTACCAAAGCATTGTGGCCAGTGTAAAAGCTACAGAGAAAGGCCTGGCATTAAGTCGCTCAGCATTATTCCCGTCAGTTTATGCAAGCGGATCAATAAGTACCGGATATTACGAAACAAATATCGATGACGATGGCAACACGGTAGCCTTTAACAACCAATGGAAGAACAATAAAAACCAATATGTTGGAGCCACGCTAAGAATTCCGGTTTTTAATAAATGGGCCAACCGCTCGGAGCTTACAAAAGCCAAACTGGAACTGGAACGCGCAAAGAATAGTCTTGATGATGAGAGTCAGAAATTGTTCTTTGAAATGGTAAATAACCTTACCGACCTGGAAGCATTGTACAAAGAATACAGTCAGTATGTAAAACGTACGGAGGTTGACGAGTTGGCTTTTCAGGCTGCTGAAAAGAAATTTGACCAGGGACTCATTGATATTAATGATTACTACATTGCTAAGAACCGATTGGCAAACACACAAAGCCAGGTGTTACGCTCGCGCACGCAGTGGGAGATAAAAATGAAAGTTCTGCAGTTTTACAAAGGACAACGGTTTTGGGAAATGGACGAAAATGCTCAGTAATCAGTTGAGAAAGCAGAAAAATTAATTGAAAAAAGTAAAAGACCATAGACATGGGAATGGATAAAAAAATTGAAAAGAAAAAAGGCTTAAAAGCCAAACACATTATTTGGATTGTTGGCGGATTGGCGTTTGCCTTTTTGTTGTATAAGGTGGTATTGGGAAGTAGCGGCTCGGTATTTCGGGCCGAGAGAGATAAGCTAACAATTAGTTCGGTTACCGATGGCGAGTTTAACGACTATATTACGGTTATTGGCCAGGTTGAACCTATAACAACCATTTTTTTGGATGTGGAAGAAGGCGGAAAAGTAGAGGAAATTTACATTGAAGAAGGCGAAATGGTAAAAAAGGGTGATGTTATTCTTCGTTTGAAAAACAACGACCTGAATACCACTATCATGAACAGCGAGTCGAATATGGCCTACCATTCCAACGAACTTCGCAATACACAAATAATTATTGAACAGCAGCAAATTAGCAACCAACGTGCAAAGCTTGAAATAGACCTACAGGTAACGCAGGCCGAGCGCAAATTTAAACAATTCGAGGCCTTGTTTAACGACGATTTAATTGCCCGGGAAGAGTACCTGCAAGCCAAAGAAGACTACGAACTGGCCTTAAAAGAGAAAGAGCTGACTTATTTAAAATTTGAACAGGATTCGATTTTTCGTACCAATCAAAAACAAAATATGGATGAAAGCCTGGCCAACATGCGCGAAAACCTGAAAATGGCTCGCCTGCGTTTGGACAACCTAAATGTGAAGGCACCGGCTGATGGACAATTAGGACTTCTGAATGCTGAAATTGGCGAGTCAATCGCCCGTGGTCAGCGTATTGGAATGGTAAACATTCTTACCGATTTTAAAATAAATGCACTTATCGACGAACATTACATCGATCGGGTACGTCGTGGATTGAATTCATCGTTTGAGCGTGGTGGCGAAAATTACGACCTTACCGTTAAAAAGGTCTACCCCGAAGTGCGTGAAGGGCAGTTTGAAATTGATATGATTTTTGAAGGGGCAAAGCCGGATAAAATTCGTACCGGGCAAACTTACCATACAAAATTGCAGCTGGGACAGCCCGAAAAAGCGGTGCTCATTCCTAAAGGTGGTTTTTTTCAGAGCACCGGCGGCCAATGGGTGTATGTGCTTAATGATAATGAAACGGAAGCCGAAAAACGCAGCATCCGTATCGGGAAACAAAATCCGCAGTATTACGAAGTATTGGAAGGTTTAACACCGGGAGAAAAGGTGATTACTTCCAGCTATGATTTATTTGGCGATAATGATCGGATTGTGTTTAAATAGGAAGGAAAAAGGCAAAAGTTAGTTGTCATTTCGACGACGAAGGAGGAGAAATCCCAATCTTTTATTTACAGATTTCTCAGTCGTTCCTCCTTCGAAATGACAAAAATAGAATCAAACAACAAAACAAAAATATCATGATAAAAACAACAGACTTAACAAAAGTATTCCGCACCGAAGAAATTGAAACCAGTGCGTTAAATGAAGTGAATTTACATGTTAAAAAAGGCGAATTTGTTGCCATTATGGGCCCTTCAGGATGCGGAAAATCTACCCTGCTAAATATTATTGGTTTGCTTGATAACCCAAGTGGTGGCCAATATTTTTTTGACGGGGAAGAAGTTGGCCAGCTGAAAGAACGTAACCGCACCATGTTACGAAAAGGGAATATCGGTTTTGTTTTCCAGAGCTTTAATTTAATTGACGAACTAAATGTTTACGAAAATGTGGAGCTGCCACTGATCTACCTCAAACTTAAAGCCCGCGAGCGCAAGGAAATGGTGGAGAAAGTACTGGAGCGTATGAAAATTGCTCACCGGGCAAAACACTTCCCACAACAATTGTCGGGTGGTCAGCAGCAGCGTGTGGCCATTGCCCGTGCCGTTGTTGCAAACCCTAAATTAATTCTGGCCGATGAGCCTACCGGTAACCTCGACTCGAAAAACGGTTTGGAAGTTATGAATCTACTTACCGAATTGAATCGCGAAGGCACCACCATTGTAATGGTAACGCACTCTTTGCACGACTCGGAATTTGCCCATCGCGTAGTTAACCTGTTCGATGGAATGATTATTACCGAGGAGGTGAAAAAGGAAATGGGGGAGATTCTGTTATAGAAAACAGCAGGGTGCAAAGGGCCTCGAGCAGGGGATGAGTTAACCCTAAGCGCTCTGCGTTGCACCTCTTTCAAAAAAGAAAGCCATGAAAAATTTACGATTTATATTCAGAATGTTTCGGCGAAATCCCTTGTTGGTTTTTGTTAACCTTCCCGGATTAGCTATTGGATTAAGTGCTGTTTTGCTCCTGTCGGTTTACCTGAAACACGAGCTAAGTTACGACCAGCATTTTCAAACGAAAAACAATGTTTTACGACTTTATAACGCAGTTAGCGAAGAGGGCAGCATTACAAATTATGGCATCTGTTTGCGAAGGGCATATACGGAAATTCCATCTCGAGTTCCGGCAATAAGATCAGCTACTCAAATTTACAGGGGGTGGGGGACAACCGCCGAATACGAGCAACAAAAATTTCCCAACTTGCAATTACTGTTTGCTGATGAGGATTTCTTCGATGTATTTGGATTGAAGTTGATTCTGGGAAACAGCAGCAATGCTTTGGTGGGTGAAAACAACGTGGTTATTACCCGGTCAACGGCACTAAAAGTATTTAATTCCGTGGATTGTGTTGGCAAGGTTCTAAATGTTTCTGAGGAGCCGGCTACAGTAACGGGTGTAATAAATGATTTACCCAATAACACACACTTCAATTTCGATTTGTTGGTGTCGATGCAGACGGTTCATCCCGAAAAATGGGGAGGATTGGAGCTATACACTTATTTTAGGATTGACGAAAATACCAATTTAGCTGAGGTTGGCGAAAAAATAGCCGCTGCAAATAACGAGATTATGAAACCATGGGGTGATCCGTTTAACGCGACTGTAGAAAGCGGGACTGAACTGCTGGCAGATTTACATTTACACACCGTTGTTGATTTCGATCTTTCGCCAAAAGCTAATTTAGCACACATTATTATTATTGCAGGCATTGCCTTTTTGGTATTGCTAATTGCATTGGTAAATTACATCAATTTGTATGTTTTACATGGTGAAAAGCGGATTGCCGAAATTGCCTCACGAAAATCCTTGGGAGCAACCCAAAGCACCTTGTCGCGTTTGTTTTTCACCGAAACATCGGTCATCAGCCTTTTGTCGTTTGTGTTGGCTTTGGGACTAACAGCCCTTGTTCAACCTGCTTTTGCAAGGCTAATGAAAAGCCAGATCGAGCTTTCAGACATGTTTTCCTTTTCCGGCATTTTGCTGGTTTTGGCAATTCTTGCAGTTATAATATTGGTTTCGGGTGCATATCCAAGTTATTATTTGTCGAAATTAAACCTGGTAAATGCACTTAAAGGAAAGTCTTCCAGGGTAAAACGAAAAAGCACACTGTCGCGTATTGCAGTTATTTCGCAGTTTTCCATATCTGTTTTTCTTATTAGTGCGCTGGTAATTGTTTTTGCACAAGTGAACTATTTAAAAGAAGTGCCACTTGGTTTTAATCCCGAGAATGTAATTGGTATTACCAACCTAGATAACGAGGTGCGAAAAAGTGCGTTGTCTATTGCTGATGATTTAAAAAAACTGGCATTTGTTGAAGATGTAGCTTTTTCTGATCATGGGATGGGACGAGGCTCAAGCGGACAGGGAATAAAAAAATATGGCAATCCTGGAAATTTGAATAGTGTAAATGCATATCGGGTACATCCCGGATTTGCAAAAACCATGCAACTGGAGCTGGTCGATGGTCGGTATTTTAATCAATCGGAAACGGATAAAAATGCGGTAATTCTTAACGAAGCAGCTGCAAAAATGTTGGGTCCTGATGTAAAAGTTGGGAGCTTGGTGCAAATGTTCAAAGATCCACTAACAGTAATCGCCATTGCAAAAGATTTTTACTATATCGATCATCCCGGAGCTCCTATCGAACCTCTGGTTATAACCAATAAACGCAACAATGTTAACAACATTTATGTGCGGACAAATACCGCAGCCACTTCCGCCCAGCAGGCACAAATTGATGAAGTGATTAAAAGTTATTCGCCCGAACTCATCATTAGCAAGTTTCAGTTAACCGATGTTTACGCTAATAAGTACACAAACGAAGAGCGTATGATTAAACTGGTTACTACCGGCGCAGGACTGGCGATCATTATCAGCTTTATTGGGTTAATGGCCCTTTCGGTTATGAATGTAAACCGACGGAAAAAGGAGATTGGAATAAGAAAAGTAATTGGAAGCACCGAGACACAGGTTGTTCGTGATCTGTTAAAAGAAACATTTATCCTGGTTCTTATCGCTATTGCTATCGCCTTTGTTGGCAGCTATTTTACCATGCAACAGTGGCTGCAAAATTTTGTAAACCGCGTTTCCATCAGTCCTGTATATTTTTTGGTTAGCGCTGCTTTTGCACTGTTTGTTGCTTTTATGGCCGTTAGTTGGCAAAGCTGGCGGGCTGCTACGCAAAACCCGGTTGAGGCTCTTAGGTACGAATGAGAATGTTTGCCGGGATTGGGAAATAAATGACGCAACACGTGTTTATTTGTCTTCTATCAATGCTATTAAAACATGAAAAACAATTACGATGATACTGTTTAAACTAAAATTAGCTATTCGGAACCTATTAAAAGATAAGGTAAACAGTACACTTATTATTGGCGGATTTGCCATTGGTTTTACCGCCTTTATTCTTATTGGTCTGTTTTACGTGTCGGAGCACCGGGTGAATAAGGTGTTTACTAATTCTGAAAATATTTATCGTATTTACGATGCTAAACAAGAAACGGTTAACCTCGACTACGATTTGTTCCCGGCACTATTGGAGCAATATCCAGAAATTGTAAATGCCTGCCCGATGGAATATGCAGGTGGTTTTCCGCTTGTAATAAAAGACTCGGAGTTGGATGCAAATTTTAGGGTTAATCAAATGATGGCAACCACCGAAAACTTCTTTGATATTTTTGAAATTGAAATTGTTGAAAGTATTTCGGACAAAGCTTTTGCTTTCGATAAATCGATGGTAATTACCGAATCGGTTGCAAAACAAATGTATGGTTCTGTAAGCCCACTTGGGCGAACGTTAACTTCCGATTGGTTTGATGGAACCATAACCGCTGTTATTAAAGGTATTCCGCGAGCGGCGACATTCGATGCTGAACTGATTATTAATTCGGGGTCTGAAGATTTTCGCTTGTCGCAATCGTGTAATGATGGAAAATGTTGGTTTACAACGCCGCATTTTGTCGTTTTCAACAATTCTGTTAATCCTGTACAGTTTGCCGAAAAAGTTAATCGTACAATAAAAGATGTAAGTGTAAATGTCGACAGTTTGGCTTTTCAAAATATTGAAGATATCTATTTGACAACCATACAGGTAAAAGATTCTCAGAAAAGAGGGAATTCAAAAGTTCTCAGTATTTTCCTGGTTATAGGAATTCTAATTTTACTTTTATCGAGTATCAATTACATCAATTTTACGGTTTCGAAACAGTTTAGTAAGCTGAAAGAGTTTGGTATTAAAAAGACCAACGGAGCTAACCTTGCAAATCTGTTTACCGGCTCGTTGGTTGAAGTTTCGCTTGGAATTCTTCTTTCGGTTGGCTTGGCTTTGCTTATTACCTTGGCAGTGCTTCCGTATACCGAAATCATTTTTGGGAAACGTATATTATTTTTCGATGCAAATACCAGATCGTCATTACTTGTTTTCTTTGGAATTGTTGCTTTTGTAATCTTGCTAAATAGCTTAGCCCCGGTTTATGTGCTTACCAAATTTAATATAACCGATTTTCTGGCCGGAAGCAGCAAACGCACCGGGAAACAGATCGGGCGACAGGCCATGTTAACCTTTCAATTAGTTGCTTCAATTGTTTTAATTGCTGCAGTGCTAACTATTTTTAAACAACTGCAGTATGTAAAACATTACGACCTTGGATTTAACGAGGAACATCTTGTCCGCTTCGAGCTCCCATACTTTTATGAAACACCGTCAACCCTAAAAGAAGAAATTGGTAAACTGCCCTTTGTTGCCGGAAGTACTTTGAGTGACGGTCATCCTGGTCATGTAAAATTAAGAATGGGGAGTGGTGATTCTGAAAATAATTTTACCGTTCACTGCATTACTATTTCCGACGATTACCTTGAAACCATGGGCATGAACCTGTTGGAGGGGCGAGAATTTCATTTGGGTGATGAGGGACGAACTTGTTTATTTAACGAAGAAGCCATAAAAAGATACGGCTGGGACAATATTAAAGATAAGACCTACAAACAAGGAGGAAAAGGCGGTTATAAAGTGTTGGGAGTTGTAGAAAATTTTAATACCGCCTCGCTACATT
Above is a genomic segment from uncultured Draconibacterium sp. containing:
- a CDS encoding TolC family protein is translated as MMIKTHIVLFVFISLIMGNVVQAQKDWSLNQCISFAIENNINLRDYELQEKLSIENVQQSKRNMLPAINASTSVGLNFGRSVDPNTNTYIDTEFFNNSYNLSSSIAVFDGFRLQNQIKYQQFRKQMSAYNRINASDDLAFSVMVAFFDVVYYKGMLEIANEQVEASKLSLKTTEKKVEVGLQAKTDLLDMRANLEREELNKIQIENAVETATLKLKQLMNFISPEEMILIDESSMVFSEKVDQPALLFEQFTTWSPYYQSIVASVKATEKGLALSRSALFPSVYASGSISTGYYETNIDDDGNTVAFNNQWKNNKNQYVGATLRIPVFNKWANRSELTKAKLELERAKNSLDDESQKLFFEMVNNLTDLEALYKEYSQYVKRTEVDELAFQAAEKKFDQGLIDINDYYIAKNRLANTQSQVLRSRTQWEIKMKVLQFYKGQRFWEMDENAQ
- a CDS encoding efflux RND transporter periplasmic adaptor subunit, with product MGMDKKIEKKKGLKAKHIIWIVGGLAFAFLLYKVVLGSSGSVFRAERDKLTISSVTDGEFNDYITVIGQVEPITTIFLDVEEGGKVEEIYIEEGEMVKKGDVILRLKNNDLNTTIMNSESNMAYHSNELRNTQIIIEQQQISNQRAKLEIDLQVTQAERKFKQFEALFNDDLIAREEYLQAKEDYELALKEKELTYLKFEQDSIFRTNQKQNMDESLANMRENLKMARLRLDNLNVKAPADGQLGLLNAEIGESIARGQRIGMVNILTDFKINALIDEHYIDRVRRGLNSSFERGGENYDLTVKKVYPEVREGQFEIDMIFEGAKPDKIRTGQTYHTKLQLGQPEKAVLIPKGGFFQSTGGQWVYVLNDNETEAEKRSIRIGKQNPQYYEVLEGLTPGEKVITSSYDLFGDNDRIVFK
- a CDS encoding FtsX-like permease family protein codes for the protein MKNLRFIFRMFRRNPLLVFVNLPGLAIGLSAVLLLSVYLKHELSYDQHFQTKNNVLRLYNAVSEEGSITNYGICLRRAYTEIPSRVPAIRSATQIYRGWGTTAEYEQQKFPNLQLLFADEDFFDVFGLKLILGNSSNALVGENNVVITRSTALKVFNSVDCVGKVLNVSEEPATVTGVINDLPNNTHFNFDLLVSMQTVHPEKWGGLELYTYFRIDENTNLAEVGEKIAAANNEIMKPWGDPFNATVESGTELLADLHLHTVVDFDLSPKANLAHIIIIAGIAFLVLLIALVNYINLYVLHGEKRIAEIASRKSLGATQSTLSRLFFTETSVISLLSFVLALGLTALVQPAFARLMKSQIELSDMFSFSGILLVLAILAVIILVSGAYPSYYLSKLNLVNALKGKSSRVKRKSTLSRIAVISQFSISVFLISALVIVFAQVNYLKEVPLGFNPENVIGITNLDNEVRKSALSIADDLKKLAFVEDVAFSDHGMGRGSSGQGIKKYGNPGNLNSVNAYRVHPGFAKTMQLELVDGRYFNQSETDKNAVILNEAAAKMLGPDVKVGSLVQMFKDPLTVIAIAKDFYYIDHPGAPIEPLVITNKRNNVNNIYVRTNTAATSAQQAQIDEVIKSYSPELIISKFQLTDVYANKYTNEERMIKLVTTGAGLAIIISFIGLMALSVMNVNRRKKEIGIRKVIGSTETQVVRDLLKETFILVLIAIAIAFVGSYFTMQQWLQNFVNRVSISPVYFLVSAAFALFVAFMAVSWQSWRAATQNPVEALRYE
- a CDS encoding transposase translates to MAQSLSKLFLHLIFHTKNNETKIKKEDSKELYAYMGAIIKDNDSIPIIINGVEDHVHVLCVMSKNIALAKLVEEIKRHSSRWIKSKGDYYKHFAWQGGYGGFSVSPSVHDKTKTYIEKQEEHHRKMNFKEEYLLFLKEYGIEYDEKYLWTD
- a CDS encoding ABC transporter permease, translated to MILFKLKLAIRNLLKDKVNSTLIIGGFAIGFTAFILIGLFYVSEHRVNKVFTNSENIYRIYDAKQETVNLDYDLFPALLEQYPEIVNACPMEYAGGFPLVIKDSELDANFRVNQMMATTENFFDIFEIEIVESISDKAFAFDKSMVITESVAKQMYGSVSPLGRTLTSDWFDGTITAVIKGIPRAATFDAELIINSGSEDFRLSQSCNDGKCWFTTPHFVVFNNSVNPVQFAEKVNRTIKDVSVNVDSLAFQNIEDIYLTTIQVKDSQKRGNSKVLSIFLVIGILILLLSSINYINFTVSKQFSKLKEFGIKKTNGANLANLFTGSLVEVSLGILLSVGLALLITLAVLPYTEIIFGKRILFFDANTRSSLLVFFGIVAFVILLNSLAPVYVLTKFNITDFLAGSSKRTGKQIGRQAMLTFQLVASIVLIAAVLTIFKQLQYVKHYDLGFNEEHLVRFELPYFYETPSTLKEEIGKLPFVAGSTLSDGHPGHVKLRMGSGDSENNFTVHCITISDDYLETMGMNLLEGREFHLGDEGRTCLFNEEAIKRYGWDNIKDKTYKQGGKGGYKVLGVVENFNTASLHSAVVPLALLYRPEEKFGALSVRLTPGNISQQLNDIEKVWTGILPNEPMYFTFYDQQFQALYEKEERLAKSVSFFSLIAIVLTCMGVLGQILLISFTRTKEIGIRKVNGAKVSEILSMLNKDFIKWVAIAFVIACPIAYFAMKKWLENFAYKTTLSWWIFALAGVLALGSALLTVSWQSWRAATRNPVESLRYE
- a CDS encoding ATP-binding protein, whose amino-acid sequence is MISKNLYINILLRVLILLLAALLLAWSVFAGQINVLTVIAFAILLGSTLNLIYFLNRTNRRIFYFFDAIKNEDSTLRFPYDTHNKIINDLNQSLDKVNKQIQQIYLNNQRQEQYFQALLEHAATGMFTFNKKGFILHSNNLTKQLFEVDVLTHINQLKRIDYKLFQTIKDIKPNEQRLITLHLANGTIQLLIKSNSFISGNDELMLISVHDIKNQLDEKELESWRKLIRVMMHEIMNSITPVTSLSESLAGYFYHNGAVKSPENIDQKTIDTTIRGLEVIREQGKGLINFVESYRKITRIPAPEKKVFRVKNLMENMRVLSGSFDNAENIELLCEIIPQELELLADEKQISQVLINLVKNAFQANENNGNAKVKISTKLNEKGRPTITITDNGPGISDELMDKIFVPFFTTKENGSGIGLSISRQIMQMHGGSLKMHSVPGKYTSAVLVF
- a CDS encoding ABC transporter ATP-binding protein; this encodes MIKTTDLTKVFRTEEIETSALNEVNLHVKKGEFVAIMGPSGCGKSTLLNIIGLLDNPSGGQYFFDGEEVGQLKERNRTMLRKGNIGFVFQSFNLIDELNVYENVELPLIYLKLKARERKEMVEKVLERMKIAHRAKHFPQQLSGGQQQRVAIARAVVANPKLILADEPTGNLDSKNGLEVMNLLTELNREGTTIVMVTHSLHDSEFAHRVVNLFDGMIITEEVKKEMGEILL
- a CDS encoding sigma-54 dependent transcriptional regulator, which translates into the protein MPKGNILIVDDNKSIISTLEILLGPEFDAVKGITNPNRIPEELRTGSYNVVILDMNFQAGINTGNEGLYWLSQIKKDYPDLSVVLITAYSEVELAVKALKQGASDFVPKPWENSKLLATVKAAVQLNYSKTEVGQLKQKQAGLKQELNRDKKYIIGSSPQLMQVMTVVRKVAKTNANILITGENGTGKELIAREIHRLSQRCHEVMVSVDMGAISETLFESELFGHVKGAFTDARENRAGKFETAHKGTLFLDEIGNLSFHLQAKLLAAIQNREFMRLGSDKPIPVDIRLVCATNKNLENLVTDGLFREDLLYRINTIQIEVPPLRNRGNDVIILADFFLKKFTAKYEKPGLKINQAAQEKLLKYNWPGNIRELQHTIEKAVILSDAQVLKPEDFFFKQVLSSKFDDEHLTIEEMEKRMILSAIDNAAGNMSLAAEKLGITRQTLYNKIKKYGL